The sequence CTGGATCCCGCGAACAAGTCGCGGGACGACGTAGTAAAGGGGGGTCGCCGGAGCCGACGCATAGGGGGTCGCGGAGCCGACGTAGAGGCAAGTCGCGGAGCCGACGCATAGGGAGTCGCAGGCCCGCGCAAAGGGGATCGCGAACCCGACGCAGATGAGTCGATCTAGGTACGAGGCTGGGTTTGCGTGAATCATTTTTACGCGGCAAAACATGGTTTTTATAGCAAAAATAAGTTAAAATTTATCCGTTTTCATTAATAGATACCAGGAGTCTCAATGAGTTCTGTGATTACAGGCACGGTAACCCCAGCATCAGTTGCGGACAACGCCAGGTACCTTCCATGGCTGACGTGCTTTTGCGCCGCCTTATTTTTCTTTTTTGAATTCATGCAAGTAAATATATTTAATGCAATAGCTCCCTCGTTAATGAAAGAATTCTCTTTATCTGCAGCACGCGTCGGTCATATCTCTGCAAATTATTTCTATGCTACGCTCATTTTTCTCATACCCGCAGGCATGATCTTGGATCGAGTCTCTACCCGAAAAGTTATTTTGGTCGCCATGAGTTCTTCTGTTCTATGTACTTACGTATTCGCCACGATGAATCAAATCTGGATTGCCGAGCTTTCCCGTTTTATTACTGGCCTAGGAGGCTCATTCTGTCTCATTAGCTGCATACGCTTAGCCGCTAATTGGTTTCCTCCGCGAAGGTTAGCGTTGGTCATCGGGCTGATTGTAACCTTAGCCATGTTTGGGGGAATGTTAGCCCAAACACCAATGACGTTACTCACGGATATGCTTGGTTGGCGAAAAATGATGCTAATCAATGCATCGGTTGGCGTGTTAATCCTTGTTTTAATTATGCTTTTCGTCAAGGACGGCCCGACTGAGGGCAATGTTGCAGCTCACACAAATCTTGCGGGTAAAGCTTTTATTAAGGCCTTTGGCCGGTCTTTAGCAAACCTACAGAATTGGCTGGCAGGATTATATACCTCCCTACTTAACCTACCTATTTTCTTACTCGGAGCCCTGTGGGGAGGGTTATACCTTGTTCAAATACAAGGATTATCAAGAACGCAGGCGTCTTTCGTTACCTCTATGATTTTCTTTGGCACTATTATAGGTTCTCCCCTGATTGGGTGGTGTTCCGATCGAATAGGGAAAAGGCGACTTCCAATGATTATTTGCGCCAGTCTGTCGTTAGCCTCTATTTTAATTGTGATGTTCACACCCTCTTTGTCCCTCTTGAGTTTACTGTTACTTTTTTTCGCAATAGGCTTTTTTACTAGCGGCCAAATAATCAGTTATCCTCTAATTGCAGAAAGCAATCCAAAAGCCTTGATTGGCACCTCCGAAGGAATCGCATCAACTTTAATTATGGCGGGGGGCACATTACAGCCTCTTTTTGGCACCCTCGTGTCTTTTAATTGGCAGCATCGGTATCTAAATGGGGTGCCTTTATATTCAAAAAATGATTTTATGCTGGCGATGTCGATGATCCCTGTTGCCTTTGTAATAGGACTCATTGCCGCTTTTTTTATTCGTGAAACCTATTGTAAACCGCTGGATAATGTATGAATTCCCAAAACTTAACCTTAGAACAGGGCGCCGACTTCATTAAGCAAGAATCAAAATATGCTCCCTGGGTAGTGTGCTTTATCGCTTCTCTATTTTTTTTCTATGAATTTATTCAAATGAATATGTTCAATGCCATGAATGCTCAACTTATGCAGGAGTTTTCATTGACAGCCGCTATGCTAGGAAAGCTTTCGGCAAGTTACTTCTATGCCAATGTGTTGTTTTTAGTTCCTGCAGGGTTAATTCTGGATCGCTTCTCGACTAAAAAAATCATCATCATTGCATTGACCGTTTGTGTGGCCGGAACCTTTTCTTTTTCCTTAGCCCGCAACATTGAATTAGTGACTCTGTGTCGTTTTTTAACTGGCATTGGTAGCGCTTTTTGTTTTCTTAGCTGTATACGACTTGCTTCTCGCTGGTTTCCAAGACAACGTATGGCCTTAATATCAGGATTAATCGTCACCATGGCGATGGTAGGCGGCATGATTGCTCAGGCGCCCCTAACTTTACTCGTGAATAGCACGGGGTGGCGAGCGGCCTTGCAATTCGATGCTATGTTAGGGATGGGCATTATTGTGCTCATCTTTATTTTCGTCCGAGACTTTCCTGCACATATGCGCAGCGAATTTGATACTGACCGCCAAGAGTTAAAACAATATGGCAATTGGCAGAGTATGAAACACGCCTTTCTCTCACGACAAAATTGGTTTTGCGGTATCTATACTAGCCTTTTAAACTTACCTTTATTTCTATTAGGAGGGTTATGGGGTAGCCTGTATTTAAATAGCGTTCACCATCTAACTCGAACAGATTCAACCATTGTGACCTCTATGATCTTCTTAGGGACCATTGTTGGCTCTCCAATGATGGGGTGGCTTTCAGATAAACTGGAAACCCGTAAAAAACCGATGATAGTAGGCGCTATCGCTTCTTCTATAG comes from Gammaproteobacteria bacterium and encodes:
- a CDS encoding MFS transporter is translated as MNSQNLTLEQGADFIKQESKYAPWVVCFIASLFFFYEFIQMNMFNAMNAQLMQEFSLTAAMLGKLSASYFYANVLFLVPAGLILDRFSTKKIIIIALTVCVAGTFSFSLARNIELVTLCRFLTGIGSAFCFLSCIRLASRWFPRQRMALISGLIVTMAMVGGMIAQAPLTLLVNSTGWRAALQFDAMLGMGIIVLIFIFVRDFPAHMRSEFDTDRQELKQYGNWQSMKHAFLSRQNWFCGIYTSLLNLPLFLLGGLWGSLYLNSVHHLTRTDSTIVTSMIFLGTIVGSPMMGWLSDKLETRKKPMIVGAIASSIVVALIMFSSNLTLPILLLLFFLLGWTTSTQVISYPVVTESNQRMLTATCVSVVSLCAISGGAIFEPLFGWLMDYHWTGTMAMGLRQYSAHDFQFAMWLFPIGIVVAFFAALSIKETFGSTPK
- a CDS encoding MFS transporter — protein: MSSVITGTVTPASVADNARYLPWLTCFCAALFFFFEFMQVNIFNAIAPSLMKEFSLSAARVGHISANYFYATLIFLIPAGMILDRVSTRKVILVAMSSSVLCTYVFATMNQIWIAELSRFITGLGGSFCLISCIRLAANWFPPRRLALVIGLIVTLAMFGGMLAQTPMTLLTDMLGWRKMMLINASVGVLILVLIMLFVKDGPTEGNVAAHTNLAGKAFIKAFGRSLANLQNWLAGLYTSLLNLPIFLLGALWGGLYLVQIQGLSRTQASFVTSMIFFGTIIGSPLIGWCSDRIGKRRLPMIICASLSLASILIVMFTPSLSLLSLLLLFFAIGFFTSGQIISYPLIAESNPKALIGTSEGIASTLIMAGGTLQPLFGTLVSFNWQHRYLNGVPLYSKNDFMLAMSMIPVAFVIGLIAAFFIRETYCKPLDNV